The Triticum urartu cultivar G1812 chromosome 6, Tu2.1, whole genome shotgun sequence genome includes the window GTGAAGTGCAGTTATCCTCTATTTTATCCATGTGTATTGAACACCTTTTTTTCGTGATGCATACAGTTCACTAACCACATATATTTTGGTTTATGTGGCCAGAATTTGCATACCTCGAAATGCAGTATTGGGCAGTATCCATCAGCTGTGTCAGTGTGCTGGCTTTCTTCCTTTGGCATCTATGTCAGTCTGCCAACAATGAGATTTCTAAAACTTTGAAATATGGTTCATTGATGGTAGTTTTATATCTAGTGACATTCTTGCTGTTCTTCCTAGTGAAGACTGATGGAGGTAACGTGCAAGTATTTATCTGCATTCAATGATAATTACATTGTGTTTTTTAAATCTAATTCAAGTCGAAAGATGAGAAGGATTTGACAAAATAATTGTGTTGAATTTATTGTAGGTCTGTTAGCGATGACCAAAAATGGGTATCTGCTCTGCCATGGCGTGGCTGCTGTGATCTTGATCAAGCACATTCTAGAGAAGTTCCCTTCATGTTCATCTTTTGGTTTGTACCTGAAGTCTAAGATGTAATTAGATCTTTATTTCTATTCTTCTGTTTATATCTGATTGCATATCCTTACATGCATTTATACATTTTTCCAAGATACCTTATGGATTAAGATGAATCCCATGCAGAAATATATATGCACATAAGAACGATTGCAATTGCCCTCACTTTGTTTAGTATCTTTTGCATGTAAGGCCAACTATTTTGTATGGATCTTGTTTAGTAGTGCAATTTATTAGTATATCTCCTCTTCATTTTGACTTGGAAGTGCAACCTTTTTCTTATTCACACTCTTCTGTTTATTCCAGGGGAGGGACTTCTGGTGTCAAGTGGTCTCGTTGTTTACTTCGGTGATATTCTGGCTCGTACTCTTTCAAAGGTGTGAATTGTTCGTAAATCCTAACTATATCTTTGCTATAAAAAAGAGCAAATCTGATGGCCTGTATCATTTTAATTGCACTGGCAGATGGAGTTCTCTGCATCACCAGGGGCATTCATACACACACCTGGAACTCAAAGCGAGATAGCCACCGTTATTCAGGTAGGGTATTTGTTATTTTGATCGTCTGGCTTGAGCTTTATAGCATTTCCATCTCGTACTTCCTTTGGCACGGGTTTTTGCTTGGTCTTTTTCTACTTCCCTGTTATTTCTTACGTCTGGCTTGAGCTTAATAGCATTTACATCTCGTACTTCTTTTGGCAGGGTTTTTTGCTTGGTCTCTTTCTACTTCCCTTGCTGTACAAAAGTTCTCTTCAAGTTTGGGTTTACTGTCGAACATTGGGCAAGCAACGAACACAAGCAATTGAGAAACGAGTAGAAAAAAGAGCAGGCTCTGCTGTATTTTATGTCTCGTTGTTGTTGGTGTTACTGTTCTTAGTGCCGTCATGGACGCGGCTTGTTCAAGGTCTTGAAGTCCATCCGTTTGTTTGGTAAGAATCACCGTTTGACTTTCATGGGAAGAGCATACCACTCATCAGTAGTGGAATTAACATTTTAACTTTGCACTCTGTTCTTTCTCGGAAAATCTTCTGTATATTTACAGATACTGATTTTGTTGTTTGCTTAATGGCTCATTATTTCACAGGGTTCTTAACTACATGTTCACCAATTCAGATGAACGGCTTCTTTTATGCGCATACTGGATATTTGTCATATGTGTATCAATTAGAAGGTTCTACAGTATATCAAAGCAAAGCAAAACAGAGANNNNNNNNNNNNNNNNNNNNNNNNNNNNNNNNNNNNNNNNNNNNNNNNNNNNNNNNNNNNNNNNNNNNNNNNNNNNNNNNNNNNNNNNNNNNNNNNNNNNNNNNNNNNNNNNNNNNNNNNNNNNNGNNNNNNNNNNNNNNNNNNNNNNNNNNNNNNNNNNNNNNNNNNNNNNNNNNNNNNNNNNNNNNNNNNNNNNNNNNNNNNNNNNNNNNNNNNNNNNNNNNNNNNNNNNNNNNNNNNNNNNNNNNNNNNNNNNNNNNNNNNNNNNNNNNNNNNNNNNNNNNNNNNNNNNNNNNNNNNNNNNNNNNNNNNNNNNNNNNNNNNNNNNNNNNNNNNNNNNNNNNNNNNNNNNNNNNNNNNNNNNNNNNNNNNNNNNNNNNNNNNNNNNNNNNNNNNNNNNNNNNNNNNNNNNNNNNNNNNNNNNNNNNNNNNNNNNNNNNNNNNNNNNNNNNNNNNNNNNNNNNNNNNNNNNNNNNNNNNNNNNNNNNNNNNNNNNNNNNNNNNNNNNNNNNNNNNNNNNNNNNNNNNNNNNNNNNNNNNNNNNNNNNNNNNNNNNNNNNNNNNNNNNNNNNNNNNNNNNNNNNNNNNNNNNNNNNNNNNNNNNNNNNNNNNNNNNNNNNNNNNNNNNNNNNNNNNNNNNNNNNNNNNNNNNNNNNNNNNNNNNNNNNNNNNNNNNNNNNNNNNNNNNNNNNNNNNNNNNNNNNNNNNNNNNNNNNNNNNNNNNNNNNNNNNNNNNNNNNNNNNNNNNNNNNNNNNNNNNNNNNNNNNNNNNNNNNNNNNNNNNNNNNNNNNNNNNNNNNNNNNNNNNNNNNNNNNNNNNNNNNNNNNNNNNNNNNNNNNNNNNNNNNNNNNNNNNNNNNNNNNNNNNNNNNNNNNNNNNNNNNNNNNNNNNNNNNNNNNNNNNNNNNNNNNNNNNNNNNNNNNNNNNNNNNNNNNNNNNNNNNNNNNNNNNNNNNNNNNNNNNNNNNNNNNNNNNNNNNNNNNNNNNNNNNNNNNNNNNNNNNNNNNNNNNNNNNNNNNNNNNNNNNNNNNNNNNNNNNNNNNNNNNNNNNNNNNNNNNNNNNNNNNNNNNNNNNNNNNNNNNNNNNNNNNNNNNNNNNNNNNNNNNNNNNNNNNNNNNNNNNNNggcttctgcgccggctgctggggcccgccgactggtgggtcccgccgctGCCGgcaccttggtcgacaggcaggccccactgtccagggcctggtcggcggctggttactgtggctccatcttgttgacgtgagcttcatcaTGGTAAACGCGGCTATAGTACCGCCGCCTAtcaggcgatcgctgtagccttaccgcgtcttgtctccttaatagggcgtcctcttcgaggaaggcggcaagccggctgcggggagccggctctgtcttgggccgactagttggaggcgtggccgccttcgggcgtctctctgctcaaaggggcccatcgcctgtgggccacgctggcggcccgtcgtgggtgatgccagggtcaacatggcaacagtgccgcgccggacgggtcatgcctaccccgtacggcgcactgtgccaggcgtgctccgggattcgggggtggcaggctttctgtagccacgccccgtcgcaccgccgttaggtgggtgcaaactttgtgggtacggtcctggaccgctttatggggagccggcttcttggagtcggccttctcatggccggcttcttggagtcggccttctcatgagggctaaagtcggaccgccttccgaaagccggcctgggtggcagccagcaaggggaaggcggcccacgtcttggattcttgagagccgggcgggctcgtaactttttcagaagggccaggggaagccggctaggctacccatggctatttactccgacagtagtccccgaagctgatcgagctccgaggtgagcagggggacgagaagcttggtcagcttcccatCCTAAGAGCCGGCTTAGCGGGCGTACGCCGACTTCAGAGAGCCCCGCGTCTTGTAGGCGAGAGGAGGGGGGCAACCCGCGTGCCGACTACGGGCCCTcccgcggccacgtggcggcgagatcctgcgagcgcacgcgcgcgacgggacgccgccgcaggcccgggcccgccactcgcgagccttggtccgggcgcggatcttccgtggcccacaggggccgctcgccttctcgaggcagttttgtttcgccgttaaggctcgataatcgcgggacgtggggagtgggcacgatcgatccccacgcttccccacgccgcgcctcctcggctccgccacgtgagcctataagtagggggaggagggagagcgacagaggttcgcacgccCTCCCGCTCCGCCCCTCCTAACCCTCGTCTCTTCCTCTCGCTGCCGCGCAGCTTCCCGTCTCAGCGCCGTGCGTCTCTACACCGcctcgctcccatggcgttgtcaagctcgtgggacggctccaacgtccatgaagaccacgtggagttccttcgccagacccggcgcctgcccggcgccgaccgcgtacaggtccgcctggcgcccgcAAAGGAGATCTTGctggcgccggaggagggcgagcgggtttctgcgctctttcctggagttctacaacctccagccgcatcacctcatgccctaatgcggtgatgctgctgtcggccttcgtctccctctgcgaaggcttcttggggctgctccccacgctggagctctggggagagttcttccagagcaagctcggcacggtcgtcgccggcgtgcccgccccctgcggagccttcatcgccatgaggagggcgagcgagaacaatccgttcccgcccatccccctgatccagtcggtgaaggtctggcagagatcttacttctatgtgaagaacgtcgccgagcaaggaagactacatcaacctgccggcttacgtagccggcccgccggctgggaggcagccctcgtggagcttccggtcccggtcgttgtctccggccgggaacgccgccatctcccggcttcgggtgatgattcagtcggaaggcctgcgcggggccgacttggtggccgccttcgtggagcgccggatccttcctctccaaagccggccccatatgatgtgtcagatgagcggccgcttcgacccaagccggctgagcacatgggaaatgccccacgcggaggtggcgctcatggttaactacatcgccaactgcaagctcgccggggactggcaatacggcaaggtgccgtattctcgcgccaatcctccgcccgtggtaagcttctctctctatcttcttttgtcgtcagccggcttcatgacggccggcttctgaccagtcggttcttttgagcagaaccctcttcttgcgcCGCCGGCCGGGGGTGCAGGGATCGAACGCCAgtatgcccccgaccgcacggtggacgacgttgacgacccggacttgggggcggcctccatggaagacgccatggtgggggacagcgccgagcccggaggctTAAGGTTCACCGCGAGCATCAaggactggccggacgatttCGAAGCCGAAGTCGCTCTGCGTCGCtagccggcggccgaccatcagggcgcgggcttGTCTACCGCGCTGACTGCCGGCGGCGGCGCACAGAAGCGCGGGGCCGCTTCAGGCCTCTTcagcagtcggccgaagaagtccaaagcctccgccgcggcgaccaagcgagacgaggcggctacgaaaggcggtgaagcagcccacTGCGGTCTCAGCATAAGTCTTCGATTGCCTTGCCGCATGCTTGTTATCATTCTCTTTCTCTTCGAACGTTCTTCTTAGCTTTTTCTTGCTTGCCGGACAGGGCACCGCTTTCTCTTGAGCGGGGTCCGGCGGCTCCGcgtggggccggctggagggtcttcgagctcccgccgcgtggacccccgcgccgatctcagggaggccacagagcggaacgcccgcgaagcgcgggaggagcgcgaggcggcggagaaggcggccgcccaggcggcgagggagcaggccgacgcggcagccaaggcccagacggaggcggctaccgcggagacggaggcggaaagctcgcgcagaccagcctccgctgctcgccattcctcgagccgtagcccccgacaccccattgcccttggcggaggagatcgtccaagacccgccgctgttggagaggggggaggaccccgtggccttggcggggagagcgccgccagcagcgccaaccggagcgggccaaggcggcaatcgtcagcggcgccagagggagccggccggaggtgagccggagaacagagccggcctcgaggtgcagccggcggTGAGCcgcgcgcagggggaggcgccgctccgccggagttgcgccgagttgcgggcgcaggccagccggaagatctggaggcggccagcaccgccatgtccgagtggactcccagcggggggactggcgagctggatgcggcggctcaaggggtccggagccggctacaagctcaggccgccctgctgcaacagcttcaaccaagagttcttgtcaacgcgagccactatccgggtgagtccttcatTCTTGGCTGCTTTTCTTCCTTAacttcttccgtgggggcgcgtcagtgcacccactgggtgtagtccccgagattcggggcGACTACTGCgtagtcgggtcggatctttctcgacggccaccttactttgctttttttctgaactttcaggaataccacaattcgtgctgccgccttcgactccaggctcgggagttgagccggcggaccgacgacctggcccgACAGCCGAGTAGTACTCGATTTTGTCTGTCtccctgtgggggcgcgtcagcgcacccacttgggtgtagtccccgagatttcgggccgactgctagcgcagtcgggtcggatcttttcttgacgactctttctTATTGGGTTTTTCTTTGTTTCCAGGGGCCATGCCGACTGAGGAAGGAGCTCGCGagcgaaggccgcccttcataccaaggagGCCGTGCGCCGCTTGGTCAGGAACGGGATCGCctagccaagaagctggccgaccaagaggagagccacaaagcggccctgcaggcggcgAAGGAAAGTGAAGCCGCCTTGATGGCGGAGTATGAGATGGCGGCGGCGACtggtctgagacccggcgagccctggacgaaggcttcggccggatcgaggacttgatcgactGGTAAGCTGCCTTCCTCGGCCCTACTCCTGCCCTTGCCGGCTTGGGTTTTTGACTTATCTTGAGCTGTTTGCTGTTGGTTTCTTGCAGATTACTTCCGGGCTACTCagccttcgccgcccaaagcattgaggcccatcgcgaggcgcgccgtcaagcgggggccgacattgcgccggatgcaaaccggacccTTGAGGAGCATCTCCTAGCTGTCCAGgcacggttgcagccggctcatcggatgcttcgccggctccaacgtgccggggcacaagtgttggccgccctctggcccagggagacgatcccccgcaccccaagccgaactgccgactggctgaagtcgcagttggtcgctttcgaggcttggaaagcgtcagcggcccgcctcggagccgggcgggcgttggagttcgttcgggcttggtacccagggctgagcctggaccagctgcgcacttggcggatggaggccgacgcggagctggaggaggtgaggccggctatcgcccagcgagcttcgacgatcgccgagtgcaccgacatcagcgttttcgcacccgaaatcgatgatgacggtgttgctcagccggaggagtggttcgggctgaacccggcggtgggcgaggactcggcggaggagattgcctccagcgacgagggcgaagaagacgaagacgaggacggcgaagacgtcgagccggctggtggaacaaccgccgacctcaggccgaccgtgcctccagcaacgaggcgcgtg containing:
- the LOC125516589 gene encoding dolichol kinase EVAN-like — encoded protein: MASSSALLTGERLVVFLFAARVALAAPARLAAPLALLAGAALAVELAVDRSAAAPSSPLRRFRTRPGASSGILLGATTLPCVMLARLIQLSRILPTDPNGAQEFAYLEMQYWAVSISCVSVLAFFLWHLCQSANNEISKTLKYGSLMVVLYLVTFLLFFLVKTDGGLLAMTKNGYLLCHGVAAVILIKHILEKFPSCSSFGEGLLVSSGLVVYFGDILARTLSKMEFSASPGAFIHTPGTQSEIATVIQGFLLGLFLLPLLYKSSLQVWVYCRTLGKQRTQAIEKRVEKRAGSAVFYVSLLLVLLFLVPSWTRLVQGLEVHPFVWVLNYMFTNSDERLLLCAYWIFVICVSIRRFYSISKQSKTE